The Solanum pennellii chromosome 7, SPENNV200 DNA segment GAATATTTGTATTGCATagttataagtgtataggacgaaggTATTTGTATTTAcaagtgtatatacaattttctctcactttatacaaatagaaacacaatttatacatttagtttctgtttgtataagcgacagaggcgagggtggcgagcaaGATTTGAAAGAATGGCAAGCGTGATCTcggagaggggagagaggaaaacgaaaatatatgtatgtgcacaattttttctcgctttatacaaacataaacacattttatacaattgtgtttgtataaaagttaGAGGGAGcaagcgagcgagagatggaGCGACAAAGGGAGAGTAGCGAGCGAGAGCTTGAGGAAGAAAGGTGACTTACAAATAGTTTGCTACAgggtacaattaaattaaagtacagttaaaagatttaatttaatttattaatttgtcattatatacaatttaccctagaaaaattttatatctttttcatCGGATATCCGGAAATCCACATTAAAGCTCTGATTAAATTTGGATCGTactcaaattcaaaatctttgATTAAACACTCCATCAATGCACAACAACCGTATTAgttaaaaaatgcaaaaatattgGCTAGAAAATTCTATGTTAAGTGTAGACATTTGTGAAGTATATATAGTACACTGATCAACTCTTATTTTATTCTCCTTGATCTTTTAACTAATACACTTTTAAGATCCTAACTGGCTAACCATCTTTCCAATTGATTTCTGGAAGTGCAGCTCAGTTAGTTTTCTGAACCCCTAATTAGTTTTTTTctgaatgaaaattttatgcgcatacatttaaattaattaaatttaaatacatgTATTAAATATCACAAGAAAAACAAATCGACACGTAAACAAGAAAAAGAGAACCTAGAAAAAAAGGTGACCTCTACCATACCGCACCCAACCCATCTTCTCCTAAACCCATTTCTCTTTTGTCTTGTTGCCTGTCCGGCTATCCCCTTGTTTTCTTGAGTTCCCagttaaaaaagttatttttgtttctctaaAATGTATAAACGatcattcaatttttattttaatcaaaagtttGTTAGAGGGCGAAATATACTGTAATTTTAACAGCTGTTaacagataaaaaaaaagaacttttttctCGTTGCCCAGCCTGCTAGTttctcattttaattttttttgtcctgATACATCGCTGCGATAAATTGAGTACTTGGAGAACTTCAAAATGACTATAAAAGCTAAGATGATTCCCATCTAGGATGTGTGTTTGGTAGAGAGGAGAACAACGTTTTCTCGCTTTCTATTTAATTggtcaaaatactattttttttttagaaaaacaagttttttttaaatgaggaaaaaaaattcaaatgaaaataaaaaaaaactaatttcttaaaaatgaaTAGAACGGCTttgcaataaaagtaaaaataaaataacacacTCACTATTCACTAAGATATATACGACCTTGAATCAACCATATAAAAGAAATCGTTtatataataaacataataattaaactCAAGATTTCTATCTGTATAATCTGGTAGTTGAATTTTGTGACCACACATTTCTTACTATTATTACTTacttaactatatatataatattatgtttcaATGGGGTGGGGCTAGTGGAGAACCATAATTCATGAAGGATGTGGTGGTGAAGAATTGAAAGATATATACATGGTAGAAAATAGTTCCAATTAAACATGAACATCTAAACAAAATATAGTTTGGTATGGTGTATCTAACAAGTGACAATAGTCAATAGTCATGCTATTTGTTGGTCcacatatttatcatctatCAAAATATGTGTTGGGACACAGTTACCAAGctgtttattaaaaataataattacaaaaaaaaaattcgttTCTTTACCGGCGAATTATTCCTTttggttttgaaaaaaaaattgagtggCCATTTATGTATTTCAGAGAAAAAATCATCGTTTTAACTTCGAACTCTTGTTTTCTTCCCCTAATAGATGTCCTCCTTCATCCAATATTGATTTGATGGACTCATATTTTGCAATTTATAAGTTtctgataaaaaaatatgacataagAAGTAAATTCATGTTTTGTGGACTAAATTTCTCTTACTATAACTAGGATCATCAAATCACCTAGAGATTATGAAAGGTCCATAAAAGCATACCTTTTTAAggctaattttaaaaatattataaaaatattcacatgtttttttaaaaaattaatatttaattaaattatatcacataaattgaaatagagAAAGTACCAAGAATATAATGAGAAAAAACAAGATAATtttatcttgattatttttagaaatcatGATATACTATTTGAGGTACAAGAGATGAATACTAAtactaaaattagttaaatacataaaaaaaataaaagtattgagCAAGCTTAAGgaatctctttatttttttaaaaaaaataaaaaataattgtgtcATTCTGAGccattttatttatcataaaataagaaacaaaagtCTTGAACAAAAAGGTGCCAAACAAACTAAAGGCAACAAGCTTAAGGAATCGCTCATGCTTTTGGCCAAAGTATCATTAGGCAACTAAATCTCCTTTTAATTAGTTGTATTCTTGAAATTAACCCTACATAACAACTCCAATTTACAAAATGCCATAGACgactataaataattaataaaagttcTAGACTATCTCATTAATATATTActtcctccgtttaaaaaaaatacgtatctaatttaactttaacataatttttaaaaaataaatatgatttttaattttataattaaatatattaaaatatttttaaaattttatacctttaaACACGTCAATatcatgtaaaaaataaaatataaatattactgAATATATTAAAGTATTACATAAAGTCATGATTCTTGgagaaaaaatgatttaaacaaATCTGGGGGACCAAAGCTAGTggttttttcataataaaattaaaaacaagttCCAAAAGTTCACACGTGTTAAATCTCTCCATGCTTCTATTTAAAGCCACCAAAACCATGTGCATTTCCACTTTAGTTTAGCACAAGCAAATCAATTTCCAAATCTTTAATCTTCCACTTTTTAgattagtaattatttttctctaCTTAAAAGAGAAACTAAATTAGAGTATTAATTACATTACAAGGGGAAAAAATGATGGTGGCGGGAATCAAGTCTTCTCCGGCGAGTTCCTCATCAGAATCCGGCAACCAAGGGTGGCCGAGATGGTTTTCCGGCGCCGGAGATTCAGGGAAGAAAGCATTCACGGATGATCAGAAGCGCAGGGTTAGGGATGCTGAAAAGGCTGAGAAAATTATGCACCTTATCTTGTGGGGACCCAAATAGTCCACtctaattttcataatattagtACTACTTTTATAAATTTCTTAGTTTTAATTATCTTTAAGTGGAAGTTTTAATCTGAATCAGTCAAATCTGTAGGAgagtatgtatgtatatgtagagATCTAGAAGTTTATTGTACTATAACAATGGCTagtttaaagaaattaaaagttaGTAGTCTAATGTTTTCCTTctctttatttgttgttttagaCTATGGAATTTACTATGACgccatatctttttttttcattattagaaAATTTGAGAAACTTTTAGAAAATAGAGATGTCTTAgcttaagaaactaaaaaattataatttttaatttatgactttttggtttatatttttatactatCTATCTTActtttttagtcaatttttaaaaagaataacatGTTTctgtaataatttaattttagaatatttattttatttttaataatacgATTTATAGTTATACAAATACAAGTCATTTATTTTagactataaattttaaaagttctttcttttttacttcaatttcatatcaaatcaaAGTAATTCTATAAAATAGGACAAATGAAGTAAGTCATAAATtaaaagtcaatccaaacacccTCGAGTCTTGTAGCCTAGTAATTCATCAATTCTCAGTATAGCCTAGTAATTCATCAATTCTCAGTATTAATGTTTCTGCGAATAGTGAGTATTTCGAgttataaattatgatcaaatttaaagttttaaaatatcattaataaagcTAATTATTAACAATATTCCTCtgataaaagatttaaaaattttgtcAAATTAATATGCCGAagttaaatgaaatgaaagcggtaaaatttttatatcttaTAAATACCCTAGAAGCAGTTTACTCTTTGCTTTATAACGTCTAGGCACCCTATAGCTCGAAAGTTGATCATAGTAATTTCCACCACTTAGTTATAGTTTGgactatttaaaaaataaaataaagaagttaggTTTTGGGATAATAtagtttaattatgaattaattaataggCCCTTTGCTGCTCGAGTTCACATCATGTTGGCATTTTCCTACATGCATTATTTTGGCAAATGTTTTGGAAAAGGTATTATAGCATATATGCTTGTGGAAATTAATCTTAATAATAAAGTTGTATGgttcaattattattaaaattttatattctcaTGGTCTGAAAATATAGTCCCATATGGGCCATGGACTGAAAAACTGGAGTATGATCACAGTTGCATCAATCAGCAATGTGACGAAAGTTTTTGATTCTGGGCCTGCTGTATGAGCATTTTGGCACGGGTGCTTAGTGGCTCAACGCGATACcccaaattataattttaatgtatAGTTAGAGTTGAATATGAgttgattttgtattttgtcatcaatataaaattctaaatccatataatatattttatatatttcataagTAAGATCCGAGAAGAATACGATGTTTACGTTTTAAACACTATGAATAGATGgaaaaacaagcaagtgagGCTTCAAGTAGAGTTTGCTAAAAGGACTCAGAGCCACTCAAACAAGTTCCttttatattttccttaaagcaatgcattttcccaaaatataatgcttttcaaattaaataaagaattaatACAGCATATATTCATTGTTCTCTCTTTTATTTAAGGTGTGATTAAATTTTAGTAAGTCACTTTTTCCATAAAGTatcatttcaaaaatttgaatccTCATCcacatgaaataaaaaaaagtatcaatATAACAGCATGTCAAAATGACCTTTCTGGCTATGTCCAGTTACTAACTTGGTGATTCTCTGGGACTTCTATTTCTTTTCTCtgacataaataaatcaattttcgGTAGTAAATTGCGAAACTATTATGTGAGtaaattacttttttctttgatgataatttaataatattttaaaattataaatgtaaattcatttaaataattaattatgtctGATTTAGTATGGATAGGTTTCTCACCGTTATCTTTTACATTCGAATgacttctaaaattttattatttttaatatatttttagttaaataattaatttgatcatAATTAGAAACTTAGTTTTTTACCGTGTTTATCTGACCTAACTAACGAGTTCAAATTTATAGCTACTATTCTTTGAATTTGATTGATAATTCTATTAAGATATAAATCGTATTAGATAAATTTAACTGAAAAAAGATTGAACCAAGAAATCGACCTTGACGTATGCCAACTACGCCACCACTTGGCATCTAGCTTACAAGTTACAATAATCGTTCGTAACCACAAAAAGGAGTAGTACACAACGGATTCAATCAGTACACGTGTTGTGATATTATTCGTCTATTGATaaacattaaaaatgaaaatgaaatatccTAAAAGCCATCGGATAAGCCCTCAAATCCAAACCTCACACTCCATTTCTCCATTCTCCATTTTTCacagaaaaaattgaaatggaaTACAACTATATTCTCTAAAGCAACCAacagtttcttcttcttcctcttcttcttcaccgGTAGAAATATGGCGGCTGTTACTTCAGTATCTTTCTCGGCGATTACTCAATCGGCGGAAAGGAAATCCTCCGTTTCTTCGTCTCGTTCTATTGATACATTTAGGTTCCGTTCCAACTTCTCATTTGATTCCGTCAATGTTCGATCTTCCAATTCCACCTCTCGCTTTGTCGTTCACTGCACGTCCAGTTCAGCTGCAGGCAAGTTCTCTTTATTGCTTcgaatttgaattaggaaaaattaaactatacagTAACTTTTTTTCATCTAATTTctgttttagtttattttctcAGCTAATTGCATGATTCTGTATGTGTAATGTTACAATTGCTTAACTAGTTACTGTTTGTTATATGAAATGCATAAAGGTTGAATTTGGATCTAGATATAGTGAAATGCGGATGTTTTCTCGTTGGAATTGCTTATATGTGATTTGAAGTATTGAGAATATTTACTGTTATATACTCTCTACATTCTGCCTTGTATAGATGTTTTACACTGTTCCATTTTTATACAGCTTTCAGAACTTTCACGAATTTAAATGCATTAACCTATTCCTGATATTAACTTTGGTGTGACATTTTCTTGATCATATAAGTTCTTGAACATTGCTTAAATATTTGTTAGCTCCCTAATTAGCTTACGGGATGATTTCATACATGATATAACTTTTGTAATGTAGTGTAAATAAAATGACCTTACTTcttcaaaaagaattatcaagTACATATACTAGTCAAATTAACATATTAGACTCCATGTTCATACAAATAACATTGTCTAAAATGGATTGGAGGGAGTACTATTTATTGCTAATGAAAGTTGAATTAACTTGTTAAGGGGGAAAACATGGATATTGAACTAACAGATAAAATAAAGTTTTCTCCTGTTTAATATTTCTGTCTACGTTCATGCAGCTGTCCGCATTTTCTGTATTCACATTTTTCGTCTAATTTCTTTCTCGTTACTTATTCAGTTCTATCTTAGTGATTTTTTAAGTGTTTATGTTATGAGGTAATAATGCAGCGTGTTATATTGAATTGTTTCCAGATTTGCCAACTGTTGCTGACACTAAAATGAAGTTTTTGACCGCTTACAAGCGACCAATTCCAACTGTCTACAACACAGTGTTACAAGAGCTAATTGTGCAACAACATTTGACAAGGTACAAGAAATCCTACCAATATGATCCTGTGTTTGCCCTAGGTTTTGTTACTGTGTATGATCAACTTATGGAGGGCTACCCAAGTGAAGAGGATCGTAATGCTATCTTCAAAGCATATGTAGAGGCGCTAAAGGAGGATCCTGAGCAATACAGGCATGCTTAATCCATCTCTTGCCACTTTTTGTTGCTTTTTActccttttttgttttaaggcacacaaataattttttataagtgAGGGGATGCTTGCATTGAGCTTTCCAGTAAGGTAGTTGTAGATAAAGTATAAGTTTAATTATCATTAAGATTTTCTTGGAGAATGGAACCAAAACCCAAGATGAATAGGCTTAGCCGTATTATGGAGTTTGAGAAATTGAGGTGTATGAATCAACTTTTATTTACTAAGAGGTAGCTACTGTTATCCTTAATCTAAACAGTATCTTCCTGGGCTTACGAAGAGGAACCCATGATTGAACTGAATAAAGTAACCCCATTCTGAAGTGGATATGTCTATTATAAGTTTTTTAACCAAGAGATTACATGGATGAGATTGATCGAGCCAAATTATACATTTTTCCACTTGTAGAGTGTCATGAGACCATTTTAGAGCCACGACTGACACCTGGTAGGTTCTGACCTGGCTAACGTAACCCATGCCTCTCAAAACAATCTCAACT contains these protein-coding regions:
- the LOC107025814 gene encoding protein THYLAKOID FORMATION1, chloroplastic: MAAVTSVSFSAITQSAERKSSVSSSRSIDTFRFRSNFSFDSVNVRSSNSTSRFVVHCTSSSAADLPTVADTKMKFLTAYKRPIPTVYNTVLQELIVQQHLTRYKKSYQYDPVFALGFVTVYDQLMEGYPSEEDRNAIFKAYVEALKEDPEQYRADAQKLEEWARTQNANTLVDFSSKDGEIENIFKDIAQRAGTKDGFCYSRLFAVGLFRLLELANVTDPTILEKLCAALNVNKKSVDRDLDVYRNLLSKLVQAKELLKEYVEREKKKRGERETQKANETVTKCLGDYQYAGR